From Pelmatolapia mariae isolate MD_Pm_ZW linkage group LG22, Pm_UMD_F_2, whole genome shotgun sequence, a single genomic window includes:
- the zbtb8b gene encoding zinc finger and BTB domain-containing protein 8B isoform X1, protein MEVPCYLSKLLFELNEQRKRDFFCDCSILVEGRVFKAHRNVLFAGSGYFRALLVHYLQDSGQRYSTASLDIVTADAFSVILDFLYSGRLALNRSNVIEVMSAASYLQMTDLVNFCKEYIRSSLEICSKEKERNTEKENQIEDGGMGPADSGTPSATISSGAGVAEPHSQISEADRGSGLGQESVTSGRTPLSIVVTTPPGATRDMDTSYPSREEFAPGSEGQKGHMDQTNLSSSSSSALTPELVNPKIEYDPDEELMESPDTKVITSYPGPPLHNTHHSRLLPPSPSPSNERSPLGYSSSFNARQLMEALARGEGPNSLGDRVGQRFTQGLGSSTGGSRMDEGLGFVGSSIMEIQSDWLGEDTGDGLVVPVKLHKCPFCPYTAKQKGIMKRHIRCHTGERPFPCPMCGKRFTRQEHLRSHALSVHRHYWPVSCKSCRRNFTGSSVSPGLRRFGICDSCNCVTTTHDETAPVHPSSQSEPVERADGSTDWSSFIDEVDEVEVGRVEDLVEKQMLERQLAVCSDVVHAL, encoded by the exons ATGGAAGTGCCTTGCTATCTGTCCAAACTACTGTTCGAGCTCAATGAGCAACGGAAGCGTGACTTCTTCTGTGACTGCAGCATCCTTGTTGAAGGCCGTGTCTTCAAGGCGCATCGGAATGTCTTGTTTGCAGGAAGCGGTTATTTTCGAGCTCTTCTCGTTCACTATCTACAG GACAGCGGACAGCGCTACAGCACAGCGTCGTTGGACATCGTGACAGCTGACGCCTTCTCTGTTATTCTGGACTTCCTCTACTCTGGACGCCTGGCTCTGAACAGGAGCAATGTCATCGAGGTGATGTCAGCAGCCAGCTACCTGCAGATGACGGATCTGGTGAACTTCTGCAAAGAGTACATCCGGTCGTCTTTGGAAATCTGCAGCAAGGAGAAGGAGAGGAACACGGAGAAAGAGAATCAGATAGAGGATGGAGGAATGGGTCCTGCAGACAGTGGCACTCCTTCTGCAACAATTTCCAGTGGTGCTGGGGTTGCAGAGCCTCATTCACAGATCTCAGAGGCGGATAGAGGGTCAGGTTTAGGTCAGGAGTCTGTTACATCAGGTAGAACACCTTTGTCCATTGTTGTCACCACCCCTCCAGGCGCTACCAGGGATATGGACACCTCCTATCCCTCTCGGGAAGAGTTTGCACCTGGGAGTGAAGGGCAGAAGGGACATATGGATCAGACTAATCTctcatcatcctcatcctctGCTCTGACTCCAGAGTTGGTGAACCCTAAGATAGAATATGACCCTGATGAAGAGCTTATGGAGTCACCAGACACCAAAGTCATCACATCCTATCCTGGGCCTCCTCTGCACAATACTCATCATAGCAGGCTGCTTCCCCCAAGTCCTTCTCCATCTAACGAACGCTCCCCCTTGGGATACAGCTCATCCTTTAATGCTAGGCAGCTGATGGAGGCGCTGGCCAGAGGTGAAGGTCCCAACTCTTTGGGGGACAGAGTAGGGCAGCGCTTCACCCAAGGGCTGGGTAGCAGCACTGGAGGAAGCAGAATGGACGAAGGTCTGGGATTTGTAGGATCATCAATTATGGAGATCCAGTCTGATTGGCTTGGAGAGGACACAG GTGATGGCTTAGTAGTGCCAGTGAAACTCCACAAGTGCCCCTTCTGCCCATACACTGCCAAGCAGAAGGGGATCATGAAGAGGCACATACGTTGCCACACAGGAGAGAGGCCATTCCCCTGCCCCATGTGTGGCAAGAGGTTCACACGACAGGAGCACCTACGCAGCCACGCCCTTAGT GTCCACAGACACTACTGGCCGGTGTCATGCAAGAGCTGCAGACGAAACTTCACTGGTTCTAGCGTTTCACCCGGACTCAGACGCTTCGGCATCTGTGATAGCTGCAACTGTGTGACCACCACTCACGATgaaacagcccctgttcacccTTCCAGCCAGTCAGAGCCTGTGGAACGAGCAGACGGCAGTACGGATTGGTCCAGCTTTATAGATGAGGTGGACGAGGTGGAGGTCGGCAGAGTGGAAGACTTAGTGGAGAAACAGATGCTTGAAAGACAGCTGGCTGTCTGCAGTGATGTAGTTCACGCGTTGTGA
- the zbtb8b gene encoding zinc finger and BTB domain-containing protein 8B isoform X2, translated as MSAASYLQMTDLVNFCKEYIRSSLEICSKEKERNTEKENQIEDGGMGPADSGTPSATISSGAGVAEPHSQISEADRGSGLGQESVTSGRTPLSIVVTTPPGATRDMDTSYPSREEFAPGSEGQKGHMDQTNLSSSSSSALTPELVNPKIEYDPDEELMESPDTKVITSYPGPPLHNTHHSRLLPPSPSPSNERSPLGYSSSFNARQLMEALARGEGPNSLGDRVGQRFTQGLGSSTGGSRMDEGLGFVGSSIMEIQSDWLGEDTGDGLVVPVKLHKCPFCPYTAKQKGIMKRHIRCHTGERPFPCPMCGKRFTRQEHLRSHALSVHRHYWPVSCKSCRRNFTGSSVSPGLRRFGICDSCNCVTTTHDETAPVHPSSQSEPVERADGSTDWSSFIDEVDEVEVGRVEDLVEKQMLERQLAVCSDVVHAL; from the exons ATGTCAGCAGCCAGCTACCTGCAGATGACGGATCTGGTGAACTTCTGCAAAGAGTACATCCGGTCGTCTTTGGAAATCTGCAGCAAGGAGAAGGAGAGGAACACGGAGAAAGAGAATCAGATAGAGGATGGAGGAATGGGTCCTGCAGACAGTGGCACTCCTTCTGCAACAATTTCCAGTGGTGCTGGGGTTGCAGAGCCTCATTCACAGATCTCAGAGGCGGATAGAGGGTCAGGTTTAGGTCAGGAGTCTGTTACATCAGGTAGAACACCTTTGTCCATTGTTGTCACCACCCCTCCAGGCGCTACCAGGGATATGGACACCTCCTATCCCTCTCGGGAAGAGTTTGCACCTGGGAGTGAAGGGCAGAAGGGACATATGGATCAGACTAATCTctcatcatcctcatcctctGCTCTGACTCCAGAGTTGGTGAACCCTAAGATAGAATATGACCCTGATGAAGAGCTTATGGAGTCACCAGACACCAAAGTCATCACATCCTATCCTGGGCCTCCTCTGCACAATACTCATCATAGCAGGCTGCTTCCCCCAAGTCCTTCTCCATCTAACGAACGCTCCCCCTTGGGATACAGCTCATCCTTTAATGCTAGGCAGCTGATGGAGGCGCTGGCCAGAGGTGAAGGTCCCAACTCTTTGGGGGACAGAGTAGGGCAGCGCTTCACCCAAGGGCTGGGTAGCAGCACTGGAGGAAGCAGAATGGACGAAGGTCTGGGATTTGTAGGATCATCAATTATGGAGATCCAGTCTGATTGGCTTGGAGAGGACACAG GTGATGGCTTAGTAGTGCCAGTGAAACTCCACAAGTGCCCCTTCTGCCCATACACTGCCAAGCAGAAGGGGATCATGAAGAGGCACATACGTTGCCACACAGGAGAGAGGCCATTCCCCTGCCCCATGTGTGGCAAGAGGTTCACACGACAGGAGCACCTACGCAGCCACGCCCTTAGT GTCCACAGACACTACTGGCCGGTGTCATGCAAGAGCTGCAGACGAAACTTCACTGGTTCTAGCGTTTCACCCGGACTCAGACGCTTCGGCATCTGTGATAGCTGCAACTGTGTGACCACCACTCACGATgaaacagcccctgttcacccTTCCAGCCAGTCAGAGCCTGTGGAACGAGCAGACGGCAGTACGGATTGGTCCAGCTTTATAGATGAGGTGGACGAGGTGGAGGTCGGCAGAGTGGAAGACTTAGTGGAGAAACAGATGCTTGAAAGACAGCTGGCTGTCTGCAGTGATGTAGTTCACGCGTTGTGA